A region from the Lycium barbarum isolate Lr01 chromosome 8, ASM1917538v2, whole genome shotgun sequence genome encodes:
- the LOC132606557 gene encoding cytochrome c biogenesis protein CCS1, chloroplastic-like — protein METLKISSRMRNQILPLNLKPYPLIHNSRILGVYSNNKGNTFSFTLTCKLNTVKGKKPVEEKSVISVPGSDGAPPVVEVKEGSRKNGGKKVEEVKNISGVGFGIFKKLPRKVLGILSNLPLAIAEMFTVAALMALGTFIDQGEAPEYYFQKFPEDHPPLGFFSWRWVLTMGFDHMFSSPVFLGTLALLGASLMACTYTTQIPLVKVARRWSFLKSPETIRKQEYADTLPRASVKDLGVILMGAGYEVFLKGPALYAFKGLAGRFAPIGVHLSLLLIMSGGTLSATGSFRGAVTVPQGLSFVAGDVLAPYGFLSTPSDAFTTEIHVNRFTMDYYDSGEVAQYHTDLSLFDLNGNEVMRKIISVNDPLRYGGITIYQTDWSISALQVLKDGEGPFNLAMAPLQMNGGDKKLFGTFLPVSDDNSPNVKGISMLARDLQSIILYDKEGKFAGVRRPNSKLPIEIDGTKIVIEDAIGSSGLDLKTDPGVPIVYAGFGALMLTTCISYLSHTQLWALQDGTSVVVGGKTNRAKGEFPDAINRLLDQVPELVESSSREEQRGLDV, from the exons ATGGAGACACTCAAGATATCATCAAGAATGCGAAACCAAATTCTTCCCTTAAACCTCAAACCTTATCCCCTTAtccacaattcaagaattctTGGTGTATACAGCAACAACAAAGGCAACACTTTTTCCTTTACTCTAACATGTAAGCTCAACACAGTTAAAGGGAAAAAACCCGTCGAGGAAAAGAGTGTGATTTCAGTGCCAGGTTCTGATGGGGCCCCACCAGTTGTTGAAGTGAAAGAAGGGTCCAGAAAAAATGGTGGAAAGAAAGTGGAGGAAGTGAAGAATATTAGTGGTGTTGGTTTTGGGATATTCAAGAAGTTGCCTAGAAAAGTGTTGGGAATTTTGTCTAATTTGCCTTTGGCTATTGCTGAGATGTTTACTGTTGCTGCCTTAATGGCCTTAG GAACTTTCATTGACCAAGGCGAGGCTCCAGAATACTACTTTCAAAAGTTTCCTGAAGATCATCCTCCCTTGGGTTTTTTCAGCTGGAGATGGGTTCTCACCATGGGCTTTGATCATATGTTCTCGTCACCCGTTTTCCTGGGAACATTGGCTCTTCTTGGAGCATCCTTGATGGCTTGCACATACACAACACAGATTCCCCTTGTGAAGGTAGCAAGAAG ATGGTCTTTCTTAAAATCACCAGAGACAATTCGTAAGCAAGAATATGCAGATACTCTGCCTAGAGCATCAGTTAAAGACTTGGGTGTTATACTGATGGGAGCTGGATATGAG GTATTCCTAAAAGGGCCAGCTCTGTATGCATTTAAAGGGTTAGCAGGTAGATTCGCTCCAATTGGTGTACATTTATCTCTGCTGCTTATAATGTCTGGAGGAACTCTTAGTGCAACTGGAAGCTTTAGAGGGGCTGTGACTGTTCCACAAGGTTTAAGTTTTGTTGCCGGAGATGTACTTGCACCATATGGGTTTCTATCCACTCCTTCTGATGCTTTCACTACAGAGATTCATGTCAATCGATTCACCATGGATTACTACGACAGTGGAGAG GTCGCACAGTACCATACTGATCTTTCATTATTTGACCTTAATGGAAATGAAGTAATGAGGAAGATTATAAGTGTAAATGACCCCTTAAGGTATGGGGGAATCACTATATACCAGACAGATTGGAGTATCTCAGCACTGCAAGTACTGAAGGATGGTGAAGGTCCTTTTAATTTGGCTATGGCACCACTGCAAATGAATGGTGGGGACAAGAAGCTGTTTGGTACATTCCTACCAGTCAGTGATGATAATTCACCCAATGTTAAGGGAAT ATCAATGCTCGCACGTGATTTGCAGTCAATTATTCTTTATGATAAAGAAGGGAAATTTGCTGGAGTTAGACGGCCTAATTCAAAGCTTCCAATTGAGATTGATGGAACAAAAATTGTTATTGAAGATGCAATTGGCAGTAGTGGCCTTGACCTAAAG ACTGATCCAGGAGTACCCATTGTCTATGCTGGTTTTGGTGCTCTCATGCTTACAACGTGCATCAGTTATTTATCTCATACACAG CTATGGGCATTGCAAGATGGAACATCGGTGGTTGTTGGGGGTAAGACCAACCGAGCCAAGGGTGAGTTTCCCGACGCAATCAATCGCTTGCTCGATCAAGTCCCGGAATTAGTTGAATCATCTTCTCGCGAGGAACAAAGGGGGCTTGATGTGTAA
- the LOC132608086 gene encoding brassinosteroid-responsive RING protein 1-like has translation MVDNHFVPHNYLHHHSAFIAPAHTYSYEDPYLRAATNNINGYYYPQTSEYIDDVFVTDDASLFRTNMQNRHPSQAHNHRQVPPNHYRNSRNSTGDHLAPHTNSVFPYTYSYLWDPYYYQPTIELVDDAYVTTDVHHLIETMRILDRNFGSRLNELPFDYTAFLDLGDDDTQVVDQEENIIMLKTRSHCAKVEVTNSEGTVLGADDREEICAICLCEYENDETIGTLDCRHEYHAGCIEQWLLKGKQNCPICRSSVLPS, from the coding sequence ATGGTCGATAATCACTTTGTTCCACATAATTACTTGCATCACCACTCTGCTTTTATTGCTCCTGCCCATACATATAGTTATGAGGATCCATATTTGAGGGCGGCGACAAATAACATTAATGGGTATTATTATCCACAAACAAGTGAATATATTGATGATGTTTTTGTCACAGATGATGCTTCTCTGTTTCGTACAAATATGCAAAATCGTCATCCTTCACAAGCCCACAATCATCGTCAAGTTCCGCCAAATCACTACAGAAATTCAAGAAACAGTACTGGTGATCACTTGGCTCCACATACCAACTCtgttttcccatatacatattcatatttgtGGGATCCCTATTACTATCAACCAACAATTGAATTGGTTGATGATGCCTATGTCACAACTGATGTCCATCACTTAATAGAGACGATGCGAATTCTTGACCGCAACTTTGGTAGTCGTCTCAACGAACTGCCATTTGATTATACAGCGTTTCTTGATCTAGGGGATGATGACACACAAGTAGTCGACCAGGAGGAGAATATTATCATGTTGAAAACAAGAAGTCATTGTGCTAAGGTTGAAGTAACTAATTCAGAAGGGACTGTTTTAGGTGCTGATGATAGAGAAGAAATATGTGCCATATGcctatgtgaatatgagaatgatgaGACAATTGGTACACTTGACTGCAGACATGAGTATCACGCGGGTTGCATAGAGCAATGGCTGCTGAAGGGGAAGCAAAATTGTCCAATTTGTCGTTCTTCGGTTTTGCCATCATAG
- the LOC132606558 gene encoding uncharacterized protein LOC132606558: MDHETDESLDSMHSDNKNCEHGDFECNICFEIAQDPIVTLCGHLYCWPCLCEWLQVHSHSHECPVCKALIEEQKLVPIYGRGKSSSDPRARIRPRVNIPNRPVFGPRPQTAPALDINYFQPNELDPMGGFMPMASARFGNLTLSALFGAIPAFFNLHVQGFHDATVYGATTGVPYLFSSSVHGGYAHGFHHSTNVDGTKFFIKMFLLIAGFLLVVSLIL, from the coding sequence ATGGATCACGAGACTGATGAATCATTGGACTCTATGCATTCAGATAATAAGAATTGCGAGCATGGCGATTTTGAATGCAATATCTGCTTTGAAATAGCACAAGATCCTATTGTGACCCTTTGCGGCCACCTTTATTGTTGGCCTTGTCTTTGTGAATGGTTGCAAGTTCATTCACATTCCCACGAATGCCCAGTTTGTAAGGCTCTAATAGAAGAGCAGAAGTTAGTTCCCATATATGGTCGAGGCAAGTCAAGCTCTGACCCGAGGGCTCGTATACGTCCAAGGGTGAACATTCCTAACCGTCCAGTCTTTGGGCCAAGACCACAAACAGCTCCAGCCCTAGATATAAACTATTTCCAGCCCAACGAGTTGGATCCAATGGGCGGATTCATGCCTATGGCCAGTGCAAGGTTCGGGAACTTGACATTATCTGCTCTATTCGGAGCTATTCCAGCTTTTTTTAACCTTCATGTGCAAGGATTTCATGATGCTACTGTATACGGTGCGACTACAGGAGTTCCATACCTCTTTTCAAGTTCAGTTCATGGGGGTTATGCTCATGGCTTTCATCATTCAACAAATGTAGATGGGACAAAGTTCTTCATCAAGATGTTTCTCTTAATCGCTGGTTTCCTCTTGGTTGTTTCCTTAATTTTGTAG